From one Streptomyces sp. CA-210063 genomic stretch:
- a CDS encoding beta-1,6-galactanase — MTASPGPHDDQARPTAETEASPDAGRRPGTFGRRALLAAAGGAVVGTALGTGTAHADATIAVNPATKYGTWEGWGTSLAWWANVFGARDDFADLWFTTKTTTYNGTALPGLGMNIARYNLGACSWNTVEGSTMVESANIPAFKQIEGFWQDWNNEDPNSSAWDWTADANQRAALTKAVARGATTELFANSPMWWMCANHNPSGASGGGNNLQTWNYRQHASHLAAVALRAKNNWGVNFATVDPFNEPAASWWTATGTQEGCHMDPAVQAAVLPYMRSELDARGLTSVRIAASDETNYDVARSTWNSFGASTKSLVSQVNVHGYQGAGGRRDLLYTDVVTTSGKKLWNSETGDSDGTGWTLARNLCYDFRWLHPTAWVYWQVMDPTAGWAMIAYDANTLQPTTVQTKYYVMAQFSRHIRPGMTILDAGSSYTAAAYDAAARRLVIVAINTSTSAQTFTFDLSRFTTVTGGTNGLVPRWNTHTSGGSDRYRAYSDTRLNGKSVAVPFAAGAVQTLQIDGVTI; from the coding sequence ATGACCGCATCCCCCGGCCCCCACGACGACCAGGCGAGACCGACCGCGGAGACGGAGGCGTCCCCGGATGCCGGCCGCCGCCCCGGCACGTTCGGCCGCAGAGCCCTGCTGGCCGCGGCCGGCGGCGCGGTGGTGGGCACCGCCCTCGGCACCGGCACCGCACACGCCGACGCGACCATCGCGGTCAACCCGGCCACGAAGTACGGCACTTGGGAGGGCTGGGGCACCTCGCTCGCCTGGTGGGCCAACGTCTTCGGCGCCCGGGACGACTTCGCCGACCTCTGGTTCACCACCAAGACGACGACGTACAACGGCACGGCCCTCCCCGGCCTGGGCATGAACATCGCCCGCTACAACCTCGGCGCGTGCAGCTGGAACACGGTGGAGGGCTCGACCATGGTCGAGTCGGCGAACATCCCCGCCTTCAAGCAGATCGAGGGCTTCTGGCAGGACTGGAACAACGAGGACCCGAACTCCTCCGCCTGGGACTGGACGGCGGACGCGAACCAGCGCGCCGCCCTGACGAAGGCGGTCGCGCGCGGCGCGACCACCGAACTCTTCGCGAACTCCCCCATGTGGTGGATGTGCGCGAACCACAACCCCTCAGGCGCCTCCGGCGGCGGCAACAACCTCCAGACCTGGAACTACCGCCAGCACGCCTCCCACCTCGCGGCGGTAGCCCTCCGCGCGAAGAACAACTGGGGCGTGAACTTCGCGACGGTCGACCCCTTCAACGAACCGGCGGCATCGTGGTGGACGGCGACCGGCACCCAGGAGGGCTGCCACATGGACCCCGCCGTCCAGGCGGCCGTACTCCCTTACATGCGCAGCGAGTTGGACGCCCGAGGCCTGACATCGGTCCGCATCGCGGCCTCGGACGAAACGAACTACGACGTGGCCCGCTCGACGTGGAACTCCTTCGGCGCCTCCACGAAGTCCCTGGTGAGCCAGGTGAACGTCCACGGCTACCAGGGCGCGGGCGGCCGTAGGGACTTGTTGTACACGGACGTGGTCACCACCTCCGGCAAGAAGCTGTGGAACTCGGAAACGGGCGACAGCGACGGCACCGGCTGGACCCTCGCCCGCAACCTCTGCTACGACTTCCGCTGGCTCCACCCCACGGCCTGGGTCTACTGGCAGGTGATGGACCCGACAGCGGGCTGGGCGATGATCGCCTACGACGCGAACACCCTCCAGCCGACAACAGTCCAGACCAAGTACTACGTCATGGCCCAGTTCAGCCGCCACATCCGCCCGGGAATGACGATCCTGGACGCGGGCTCCAGCTACACGGCGGCGGCGTACGACGCGGCAGCGCGCCGCTTGGTGATAGTGGCGATCAACACCTCCACCTCCGCCCAGACCTTCACCTTCGACCTCTCCCGCTTCACCACGGTGACAGGCGGCACGAACGGCCTCGTCCCCCGCTGGAACACCCACACCTCAGGCGGCAGCGACCGCTACCGCGCGTACTCGGACACCCGCCTGAACGGCAAGTCGGTGGCGGTGCCGTTCGCGGCGGGGGCGGTGCAGACGTTGCAGATCGACGGGGTGACGATCTAG
- a CDS encoding SEC-C domain-containing protein, protein MRPDTPAENVDHNAEAARLERTADLYPEDAEHLLLQAAAHRELSGDRPTATALYDRLLSSSTPLENPHLVRALKASNLWEYGHEAEARAIIDGVRAALPRDPAPWVIVAEALESHDELEAAQDTFTAAVTLLLTDVPEPPYATRALLFGRHRVRRMLGAIHDEWDAMADTLHSSSVSLDELHDPKRVWSLGSDNPAELQAEISRLRAELGTYREALSRPFPVAVLHWPAPELSELVTAYPGLTAEYPSHEDHLATIEASLRELSSSGTPNLGIVTGTVPSYEAFAASESSSPDDATLLPQYATTLAARGLAVAWPPQRSSACWCGSGQQYEGCHGA, encoded by the coding sequence ATGCGCCCCGACACGCCTGCCGAGAACGTCGACCACAACGCCGAAGCGGCACGCCTGGAGCGGACCGCCGACCTCTACCCCGAGGACGCCGAGCACCTGCTCCTGCAGGCCGCCGCCCACCGGGAACTCTCCGGCGACCGCCCCACCGCGACGGCCCTCTACGACCGCCTCCTCTCGTCCTCCACCCCCCTGGAGAACCCCCACCTCGTACGAGCGCTGAAAGCCTCCAACCTCTGGGAGTACGGCCACGAGGCCGAAGCCCGAGCCATCATCGACGGCGTCCGCGCGGCCCTCCCCCGCGACCCGGCCCCCTGGGTGATCGTCGCCGAGGCCCTGGAATCCCACGACGAGCTGGAAGCGGCCCAGGACACCTTCACGGCAGCCGTAACCCTCCTCCTGACAGACGTCCCGGAACCCCCCTACGCCACACGCGCCCTGCTCTTCGGCCGCCACCGCGTCCGCCGCATGCTGGGCGCGATCCACGACGAGTGGGACGCCATGGCGGACACCCTCCACTCGTCCTCGGTCTCCCTGGACGAACTACACGACCCGAAGCGCGTCTGGTCCCTGGGCTCGGACAACCCGGCAGAGCTACAGGCCGAAATCTCCCGCCTACGGGCGGAGTTGGGCACCTACCGAGAGGCCCTCTCCCGCCCCTTCCCGGTAGCGGTCCTGCACTGGCCGGCCCCAGAACTCTCAGAACTGGTGACGGCGTACCCGGGCCTGACCGCCGAATACCCGTCCCACGAGGACCACCTCGCGACGATAGAGGCCTCCCTACGAGAACTATCGTCCTCAGGCACCCCGAACCTGGGCATCGTGACGGGCACGGTCCCCTCGTACGAGGCCTTCGCGGCATCGGAGAGCTCGTCCCCCGACGACGCCACCCTGCTCCCCCAGTACGCAACAACCCTGGCAGCCCGAGGCCTGGCCGTGGCATGGCCACCGCAGCGGAGCAGCGCGTGTTGGTGCGGCTCGGGCCAGCAGTACGAGGGCTGCCACGGCGCGTAG